One Brevibacillus choshinensis genomic window carries:
- the pnp gene encoding polyribonucleotide nucleotidyltransferase — translation MEQQFRTFDFELAGRKLTLEFGKMAKQAHGSVLVRYGDTAILSAVTVSKEPKALDFFPLTVNYEERLYAVGKIPGGFIKREGRPSEKAILASRLIDRPVRPLFAEGFRNDVQIVNTVLSVDQDCSPEIAAMIGTSAALCVSEIPFEGPIAGVIVGRVDGQFIINPTVAQAEKSDIHLVVAGTHKAINMVEAGANQVPESVMLEAIMTGHDEIKKIIEFQNQIVAEIGKEKMQVILHEVDPEIDQAVRAFAETRLKEAVRIEEKQARYDAIDAIKAQTKEHFAAQNPDTFAEQEKMISEVLGNIVKDEVRRLITEDKIRPDGRALDEIRPLSSEVDILARTHGSAMFTRGQTQALSVCTLGALGDVQILDGLGLEESKRFMHHYNFPPYSVGEARPLRPPGRREIGHGALGERAIEPIIPSETEFPYTIRLVSEVIESNGSTSQASICASVLALMDAGVPIKSPVAGIAMGLIMGKDEQSFSILTDIQGMEDHLGDMDFKVAGTEAGVTAIQMDIKISGINREILEMALEQARIGRLHILKHMMSTISTPRETLSPYAPKIMTMTINPEKIRDVIGPQGRVINKIIEETGVKIDIEQDGRVFIASINHEANLRAKQIIEDLVREVAVGQTYLGTVKRVEKYGAFVELFAGKEGLCHISQLAEERVAKTEDVVAVGDKIQVKVTEIDDQGRVNLSRKAVLKEQAAAQQADSAPATAE, via the coding sequence ATGGAGCAACAATTCCGTACATTTGATTTCGAACTGGCAGGCCGCAAACTGACGCTCGAGTTTGGGAAAATGGCCAAACAGGCGCATGGTTCGGTTCTGGTTCGGTACGGCGATACGGCAATCTTGTCTGCAGTGACAGTTTCGAAGGAACCGAAAGCTCTTGATTTCTTTCCGCTGACTGTCAACTACGAGGAACGTCTCTACGCGGTCGGGAAAATCCCCGGCGGCTTTATTAAAAGAGAAGGTCGTCCGAGTGAAAAGGCGATTTTGGCAAGTCGTTTGATCGACCGCCCTGTTCGCCCGCTTTTCGCAGAAGGTTTTCGTAACGACGTACAGATCGTGAACACTGTACTGTCCGTCGATCAAGATTGCTCGCCTGAGATTGCCGCAATGATCGGTACATCTGCAGCGCTGTGCGTCTCCGAGATTCCATTCGAGGGCCCGATCGCTGGTGTGATCGTAGGCCGTGTCGATGGACAATTCATCATCAACCCGACTGTAGCTCAAGCAGAAAAGAGCGATATCCATCTGGTCGTAGCGGGAACGCACAAAGCGATCAACATGGTGGAAGCTGGCGCGAATCAAGTGCCGGAATCGGTCATGCTGGAAGCAATCATGACAGGTCATGATGAGATCAAGAAAATCATTGAATTCCAAAACCAAATCGTAGCTGAGATCGGCAAGGAAAAAATGCAGGTCATCCTGCACGAAGTCGATCCGGAAATCGATCAAGCCGTTCGCGCATTTGCGGAAACACGCTTGAAAGAAGCAGTTCGCATCGAGGAAAAGCAAGCACGCTACGATGCCATCGATGCGATCAAGGCCCAGACCAAGGAGCATTTCGCTGCACAAAACCCTGACACTTTTGCAGAGCAGGAGAAAATGATTAGCGAAGTTCTCGGCAACATCGTAAAAGATGAAGTCCGCCGCCTCATCACGGAAGATAAAATCCGCCCGGATGGACGAGCTCTCGACGAAATCCGTCCGTTGTCCAGTGAAGTAGATATTTTGGCTCGTACGCACGGTTCGGCTATGTTCACGCGTGGTCAGACCCAAGCGCTCAGCGTATGTACACTCGGCGCTCTTGGCGACGTGCAAATTCTCGACGGACTTGGCCTGGAAGAGTCCAAACGTTTTATGCATCACTACAATTTCCCGCCGTACAGCGTAGGGGAAGCACGTCCGCTTCGTCCTCCTGGCCGTCGTGAGATTGGGCACGGCGCACTCGGTGAGCGTGCCATTGAACCGATCATCCCATCGGAGACAGAGTTCCCTTACACGATCCGTCTGGTATCGGAAGTCATCGAATCCAACGGCTCCACGTCGCAAGCATCGATTTGCGCCAGCGTTCTCGCATTGATGGACGCAGGGGTGCCGATCAAATCGCCGGTAGCGGGCATTGCCATGGGATTGATCATGGGCAAGGATGAACAATCCTTCTCGATCCTGACCGATATTCAGGGCATGGAAGACCATCTGGGCGACATGGACTTTAAAGTGGCTGGTACGGAAGCAGGGGTTACCGCCATTCAGATGGACATCAAAATTTCCGGCATCAACCGCGAGATCCTGGAAATGGCATTGGAGCAAGCGCGCATTGGCCGCCTGCACATCTTGAAGCATATGATGAGCACAATTTCCACGCCTCGTGAAACACTGTCTCCATACGCTCCAAAGATCATGACCATGACCATCAATCCGGAAAAAATCCGCGATGTCATTGGACCTCAAGGTCGCGTCATCAACAAAATCATCGAAGAAACAGGCGTCAAAATCGACATCGAGCAAGATGGCCGCGTCTTCATCGCTTCGATCAATCACGAAGCAAACCTGCGTGCGAAACAAATCATCGAGGATCTCGTTCGCGAAGTGGCTGTTGGCCAAACGTACCTGGGTACAGTCAAGCGCGTAGAGAAATACGGTGCATTCGTTGAGCTGTTTGCAGGAAAAGAAGGACTGTGCCACATCTCGCAATTGGCAGAAGAACGTGTAGCCAAGACCGAAGATGTTGTCGCCGTCGGTGATAAGATCCAAGTAAAAGTTACCGAGATCGATGACCAAGGTCGTGTGAATCTTTCTCGCAAGGCTGTTCTCAAAGAGCAAGCTGCCGCACAACAAGCGGATTCTGCTCCAGCCACAGCTGAATAA
- the rpsO gene encoding 30S ribosomal protein S15: protein MALTQERKTQLIQEFRTHENDTGSPEVQIAILTENINNLNGHLRTHKKDHHSRRGLLKMVGQRRNLLTYLRESDVQRYRSVVDRLGLRR, encoded by the coding sequence ATGGCATTGACTCAAGAACGTAAAACTCAACTGATCCAAGAGTTCCGTACTCATGAGAACGACACCGGTTCGCCGGAAGTACAAATCGCTATCCTGACCGAAAACATTAACAACCTGAACGGACACCTGCGTACGCACAAAAAAGATCACCACAGCCGTCGCGGCCTGTTGAAAATGGTAGGTCAACGTCGTAACCTGTTGACATACCTGCGTGAATCTGACGTGCAGCGTTATCGTTCCGTAGTAGACCGTCTGGGTCTGCGTCGCTAA
- a CDS encoding bifunctional riboflavin kinase/FAD synthetase, giving the protein MKTISLTYPLSIDLQTQPCAIALGYFDGVHIGHRRVIQKAIDTAKANGWQSTVLTFDPHPREVLGQSGYTRYLTPLADKLEQFEKMGIDTTYVMNFDIGFAAVYPEDFIAECLLPLDCRHVVVGFDYTFGHRGMGTAQTLQEMSEGRYGLDIVGPVNRLGEKVSSTIIREYLHDGDVEQVRHLLGRPYKVRGTVVHGDKRGRTIGFPTANVKVAAPYLIGKNGVYGVRFTVDQKSYFGVMNVGIKPTFELEKKEKSLEVHIFEFSGEIYGKDVEVEFLFFLREEQKFAGVDALIAQIQRDVETAKMKLGE; this is encoded by the coding sequence GTGAAAACGATCTCCCTGACATACCCGTTGTCTATTGATTTGCAAACGCAGCCTTGCGCAATCGCACTAGGATATTTCGATGGTGTACATATCGGTCATCGGCGAGTGATTCAAAAAGCGATCGATACGGCAAAGGCAAACGGCTGGCAGAGCACGGTGCTCACTTTTGATCCGCATCCTCGTGAGGTGCTCGGCCAAAGTGGCTATACCCGTTACCTGACACCACTCGCTGACAAGCTGGAGCAATTTGAGAAAATGGGCATCGACACCACATACGTGATGAACTTTGATATCGGTTTTGCTGCAGTCTATCCGGAAGATTTCATAGCGGAATGCTTGCTGCCACTGGATTGCCGCCACGTGGTGGTAGGCTTTGATTACACGTTTGGACACCGTGGCATGGGAACGGCGCAGACGCTTCAGGAAATGAGCGAGGGACGCTACGGACTGGATATCGTGGGTCCTGTCAATCGTCTGGGGGAAAAGGTGAGCAGCACGATCATCCGCGAGTATTTGCACGATGGGGATGTAGAGCAGGTGCGCCATTTGCTCGGACGTCCCTATAAAGTCCGAGGGACAGTCGTGCACGGTGACAAGCGCGGGCGTACCATCGGTTTTCCTACCGCAAACGTTAAAGTGGCCGCTCCTTATTTGATTGGGAAAAACGGGGTGTACGGTGTGCGCTTCACGGTCGATCAAAAGAGCTACTTTGGCGTTATGAACGTGGGCATCAAGCCGACCTTTGAGCTAGAAAAGAAAGAAAAATCGCTAGAAGTACACATTTTTGAGTTCTCGGGCGAGATTTATGGCAAAGATGTAGAAGTAGAGTTTTTGTTCTTCCTTCGTGAAGAGCAGAAGTTTGCTGGAGTCGACGCGCTGATTGCTCAAATTCAGCGAGACGTAGAGACTGCCAAGATGAAGCTGGGCGAGTAA
- the truB gene encoding tRNA pseudouridine(55) synthase TruB: MSNVNGVLIVDKPAGMTSHDCVARIRRLYGTKKVGHTGTLDPDVTGVLPICLGHATRLVEYLQELPKRYEVVMRIGSSTTTEDASGEVVEQMAVDAASITEERVEELFRSFLGEIEQVPPMYSAVKVNGVRLYDLAREGTVIERKARKVTIYELTLHEIKPGDGVVDVSFTCTCSKGTYMRTLCVDLGRVLGYPAHMKLLRRIKSGPFVQEEAIPLQRLEDAAADREELSRKLVSIPQAMSFLPAYQVKPERVKAVRNGLITALPGVSAEEGSLICLFHGNELLGIHRVCRGDKGLYAKAEKVFPSEV, from the coding sequence ATGAGTAACGTGAATGGTGTACTGATCGTGGACAAGCCGGCTGGCATGACCTCCCATGATTGCGTGGCGCGGATCCGCCGACTCTACGGCACAAAAAAAGTAGGTCATACAGGCACTCTCGACCCGGATGTGACAGGAGTGCTCCCGATCTGCCTCGGACATGCGACACGCCTCGTGGAGTACTTGCAGGAACTCCCCAAACGTTACGAGGTGGTCATGCGAATAGGTTCCTCTACGACGACAGAGGACGCTTCGGGTGAAGTCGTGGAGCAGATGGCTGTGGACGCCGCATCGATCACGGAAGAACGCGTGGAAGAGTTATTCCGCTCCTTTTTGGGTGAAATCGAACAGGTGCCGCCTATGTACTCGGCAGTAAAGGTAAATGGCGTCAGACTGTACGACCTCGCTAGAGAAGGAACGGTAATTGAGCGGAAAGCGCGCAAAGTCACGATCTACGAACTGACCTTGCATGAGATTAAGCCAGGAGACGGTGTAGTGGACGTATCATTTACGTGTACGTGTTCCAAAGGAACGTACATGCGCACCTTATGTGTTGACCTCGGGCGCGTCCTGGGGTATCCTGCCCATATGAAGCTGCTCAGGCGTATCAAAAGCGGCCCGTTCGTGCAGGAAGAAGCGATCCCTCTTCAACGGCTGGAAGATGCGGCCGCCGATCGGGAGGAGCTTTCCCGAAAATTGGTCTCAATCCCGCAAGCGATGTCGTTCTTGCCAGCTTATCAAGTGAAACCGGAGCGCGTCAAAGCGGTGCGTAATGGATTAATTACCGCACTGCCTGGAGTAAGTGCCGAGGAAGGAAGCTTGATCTGCCTGTTCCATGGGAACGAATTGCTCGGGATTCACCGCGTTTGCCGTGGGGATAAAGGCCTCTACGCCAAAGCAGAAAAAGTCTTTCCTTCCGAGGTGTAA
- a CDS encoding DHH family phosphoesterase, which yields MNPIHNDVEEAARFMQAHDRFLVLSHVNPDGDATGSALGVVMILEQLGKEYVVVNEGETPVKFNFLPRFDQLRNLSKDPLDETFEAVIAVDCADESRMGDVRSLFGSGVALLNIDHHPTNDGFGTVNLIRTDAAATAEILYDVAVAAGVTFNKELALCLYTGLLTDTGGFRYSNTSPYVMEIASELLRYGVKPGEVAERCLEEITFAHVKILRLALQSLELSHKNLVASITVRQEDFVQSGADREDAGGLVNYCRNIEGVEVGVSFVESEAGAVKVSMRARDRVDVSAIAKRLGGGGHAKAAGCTIRGTLQEAKETVRLVLEEALGVSSNE from the coding sequence ATGAATCCAATTCATAATGATGTAGAGGAAGCGGCACGATTCATGCAAGCGCATGACCGCTTCCTGGTTCTTTCTCATGTCAATCCAGATGGAGATGCCACAGGCTCGGCTCTAGGGGTTGTCATGATTCTGGAGCAATTGGGAAAAGAGTACGTGGTCGTAAATGAAGGAGAAACGCCGGTGAAATTCAATTTTTTACCGCGTTTCGACCAGCTGCGAAACCTTTCGAAAGATCCGCTTGACGAAACGTTCGAGGCCGTAATCGCCGTAGACTGTGCTGATGAGTCTCGGATGGGCGATGTACGGTCTTTATTTGGTTCAGGCGTTGCCCTGCTGAATATTGACCATCATCCAACAAATGATGGCTTCGGCACCGTTAACCTGATTCGGACGGATGCCGCTGCGACAGCTGAAATTTTGTACGATGTGGCTGTAGCTGCTGGCGTGACCTTTAACAAAGAGCTGGCGCTGTGCCTCTATACAGGATTGCTCACGGATACAGGTGGCTTCCGGTATTCCAATACGTCTCCGTACGTCATGGAAATCGCGTCCGAGCTGCTGCGATATGGTGTAAAGCCAGGTGAAGTCGCCGAGCGTTGTCTTGAGGAGATTACTTTCGCCCATGTCAAGATTTTGCGCCTCGCCCTGCAATCTTTGGAGCTTTCTCACAAAAATCTCGTGGCATCGATCACGGTTCGTCAGGAGGACTTTGTCCAATCTGGAGCTGATCGTGAGGATGCAGGGGGCTTGGTCAACTACTGCCGTAACATCGAAGGCGTAGAAGTCGGGGTCTCTTTCGTGGAGTCCGAAGCAGGAGCTGTCAAGGTGAGCATGCGGGCTCGTGATCGAGTGGATGTGTCAGCCATTGCCAAGCGTTTAGGTGGCGGTGGACATGCAAAAGCGGCAGGGTGCACCATTCGAGGAACTCTCCAGGAGGCGAAAGAGACGGTGAGGCTTGTTCTGGAAGAAGCACTAGGAGTGAGCAGCAATGAGTAA
- the rbfA gene encoding 30S ribosome-binding factor RbfA — protein sequence MNKTRMSRVGEEIKKELSMLLQRGLKDPRIGFVTVTDVEVSSDLQLAKVFVSIFGSEEQRKASLAGLQKAKGYLRTEIGKRVKLRHIPDFTFKLDESIDYGSKIESILREISTEEGKQDESNS from the coding sequence ATGAACAAGACACGGATGAGCCGAGTAGGGGAAGAGATCAAGAAAGAGCTGAGCATGCTCTTGCAGCGTGGTCTCAAGGATCCACGTATTGGCTTTGTTACCGTTACAGATGTGGAAGTAAGCAGCGACCTGCAGTTGGCGAAGGTATTTGTCAGCATCTTTGGAAGTGAAGAGCAGCGCAAGGCATCTTTGGCTGGATTGCAAAAGGCAAAAGGCTACCTGCGAACCGAAATCGGCAAGCGCGTTAAGCTGCGTCACATTCCTGATTTTACATTCAAACTGGACGAGTCGATTGACTACGGCAGTAAAATAGAATCAATCCTGCGGGAAATCTCCACTGAAGAGGGAAAACAGGATGAATCCAATTCATAA
- a CDS encoding DUF503 domain-containing protein yields the protein MIASVQIELFLPACQNLKEKRAIVKSLIGKMRNRFNVSASEMAYPEQWQRTILGIAAVANEMSFLQKEVQTVIRFVENHPDVELIQADTEYYD from the coding sequence ATGATTGCGAGTGTGCAGATCGAACTGTTTCTGCCCGCTTGTCAAAATTTGAAAGAGAAAAGAGCCATCGTCAAGAGCTTGATTGGAAAGATGCGGAACCGTTTCAATGTCTCCGCATCTGAGATGGCTTACCCCGAGCAGTGGCAGCGTACCATATTGGGTATCGCTGCCGTTGCTAATGAAATGTCTTTTTTGCAAAAAGAGGTTCAGACAGTGATCCGGTTCGTGGAAAATCACCCTGATGTGGAGTTGATTCAAGCGGATACGGAATACTACGATTAG
- the infB gene encoding translation initiation factor IF-2, whose amino-acid sequence MKTRVYEYAKQHNMSSKEILNLLKRLNIEVANHMSIMEEGTIKKIEDHMAKLRSGAKPEQRTAPSDARPKQADDQRRQNESRGQSRPQSQPGQGQSVQQGKDRPADRDRGGSTPNSNRPTGNSQNANRPDQQSPQQGKNQGKNQERRPNNMRSQPAKPNDRKPQPQNQQQRPARPQNQNQQRPQNQAAASTPAEPRTGEDFEDKVKLPTNVGMEKREKIKKGPQTQKTFEDNKKNQPFRGGNNRNQNNRRGNNNRAPQKQQRPVLEPPTKITFTDSLTVNELALKLRKEPAEIIKKLFNLGIMATINQYLEKEAIELICAEYNVEVEEKIIIDETNFETLEEVDAPETLMERPPVVTIMGHVDHGKTTLLDAIRSTNVVAGEAGGITQHIGAYQVEIKGKKITFLDTPGHAAFTTMRARGAQITDITILVVAADDGVMPQTIEAISHAKAANVPIIVAVNKVDKPEANIDRIKQELTEYELVAEEWGGDTIFSPLSAKQRTGIEELLEYILLVSEVQELKANPDKRARGTVVEAELDKGRGPVATILVQQGTLRVGDPIVVGSAFGRVRAMVNDKGRRLKEAGPSTPVEITGLNDVPQAGDQFRVFEDEKKARAIGEARASKQRESERRESARVSLDDLFQQIQEGDIKELNLIVKADVQGSVEALRGALEKIDVNGTRVKIIHTGAGAITESDVTLANASNAIIIGFNVRPEPNARNMAEQEKIDIRLHRVIYTVIEEIEQALKGMLDPVYKENIIGQAEIREVFKVSKVGNIAGCYVTEGKLSRDAGARLIREGIVIYEGKLDTLKRFKDDAKDVAAGYECGLTLERFQDLKVGDVVEAFVMVEVKQ is encoded by the coding sequence TTGAAGACACGTGTGTATGAATATGCCAAACAACACAACATGAGCAGTAAGGAAATCCTCAATTTGCTAAAGCGATTGAATATAGAAGTAGCAAATCATATGAGTATCATGGAAGAAGGCACGATCAAGAAGATCGAGGATCACATGGCAAAGCTCCGATCTGGCGCAAAGCCAGAACAGCGTACTGCGCCAAGTGATGCCAGACCGAAACAAGCAGACGATCAACGTCGACAGAACGAATCCAGAGGACAATCCCGTCCCCAGTCGCAGCCAGGGCAAGGTCAATCCGTGCAACAAGGTAAGGACCGTCCGGCCGACCGTGATCGCGGAGGAAGCACCCCGAACAGCAATCGTCCAACGGGGAATAGCCAAAATGCCAATCGTCCCGATCAGCAGAGTCCTCAACAGGGAAAAAATCAGGGGAAGAATCAGGAGAGAAGACCAAACAATATGAGAAGTCAACCCGCAAAGCCGAATGACCGCAAGCCACAGCCGCAAAACCAACAGCAACGACCAGCGAGACCGCAAAATCAAAATCAGCAGCGTCCGCAAAATCAAGCTGCTGCCAGCACTCCTGCAGAACCACGTACAGGAGAGGATTTTGAAGATAAGGTAAAACTTCCTACGAATGTAGGCATGGAAAAGCGCGAGAAAATCAAAAAAGGTCCACAAACCCAAAAAACGTTTGAGGACAATAAGAAAAACCAGCCTTTCCGCGGCGGCAACAACCGCAATCAAAACAACCGCAGAGGCAACAACAACCGCGCTCCGCAAAAACAGCAGCGTCCAGTTCTGGAGCCACCTACAAAAATCACTTTCACAGATTCTCTGACAGTGAATGAGCTGGCGTTAAAACTGCGCAAGGAACCTGCGGAAATCATCAAAAAGTTGTTTAATTTGGGTATCATGGCTACCATTAACCAATACCTGGAGAAAGAAGCCATTGAGCTCATCTGCGCTGAGTACAACGTAGAAGTGGAAGAAAAAATCATCATTGACGAGACAAACTTCGAAACGCTGGAAGAAGTTGACGCTCCTGAAACCTTGATGGAGCGCCCACCAGTCGTTACGATCATGGGTCACGTTGACCACGGTAAAACCACTTTGCTGGATGCGATCCGCTCTACAAACGTAGTAGCTGGGGAAGCCGGCGGTATCACGCAGCATATCGGTGCGTACCAAGTTGAGATCAAAGGCAAGAAAATCACGTTCCTGGACACTCCTGGTCACGCGGCATTTACCACTATGCGTGCTCGTGGTGCCCAAATTACGGATATCACCATCCTGGTTGTAGCAGCTGACGACGGCGTGATGCCACAGACCATTGAAGCCATCAGCCATGCGAAGGCAGCGAATGTTCCGATCATCGTAGCGGTGAACAAAGTGGATAAACCAGAAGCGAACATCGATCGCATCAAGCAAGAGCTGACTGAGTACGAACTGGTTGCCGAGGAATGGGGCGGCGACACCATTTTCTCACCATTGTCTGCAAAACAGCGTACGGGTATCGAGGAACTGCTGGAGTACATCCTGCTGGTATCCGAAGTACAAGAACTTAAGGCGAACCCAGACAAACGTGCCCGCGGTACTGTCGTGGAAGCCGAGCTGGATAAAGGCCGCGGTCCTGTCGCTACGATCCTCGTTCAGCAAGGTACACTGCGCGTAGGGGATCCGATCGTTGTCGGTTCGGCATTCGGACGTGTCCGTGCGATGGTGAACGACAAAGGCCGTCGTCTGAAAGAAGCAGGTCCTTCTACTCCGGTAGAAATCACAGGTCTGAACGATGTACCACAAGCCGGTGATCAGTTCCGCGTCTTCGAAGACGAGAAGAAAGCTCGTGCGATCGGGGAAGCCCGTGCATCCAAGCAGCGCGAATCCGAACGTCGTGAAAGTGCTCGAGTATCCTTGGATGACCTGTTCCAACAAATTCAGGAAGGCGACATCAAAGAGCTGAACCTGATTGTGAAAGCAGACGTACAAGGTTCTGTAGAAGCCCTTCGTGGTGCTTTGGAAAAAATCGACGTCAACGGTACTCGTGTGAAGATCATTCACACAGGTGCAGGTGCGATTACCGAGTCCGACGTGACTTTGGCAAATGCATCCAACGCGATCATCATCGGTTTCAACGTTCGTCCTGAGCCAAATGCACGCAACATGGCGGAGCAAGAGAAGATCGACATTCGTTTGCACCGCGTCATCTACACCGTGATTGAAGAGATCGAGCAAGCGCTGAAAGGTATGCTGGATCCAGTCTATAAAGAAAACATCATCGGTCAAGCCGAGATCCGTGAAGTGTTCAAAGTATCCAAAGTGGGTAACATCGCAGGCTGCTACGTAACAGAAGGCAAGCTGAGCCGCGATGCCGGTGCTCGCCTCATCCGTGAAGGCATCGTGATCTACGAAGGCAAGCTGGATACGCTGAAACGCTTTAAAGACGATGCGAAGGATGTTGCCGCAGGTTACGAGTGCGGTCTGACACTGGAGCGCTTCCAGGATCTCAAAGTGGGCGACGTCGTCGAAGCCTTCGTGATGGTGGAAGTGAAACAATAA
- a CDS encoding YlxQ family RNA-binding protein, translating into MIPKAAQLLGLAMRARKVITGEELVLASVRSGQARLVLLAADASDNTAKKVRDKCSYYGVACVTTGDRHELGHAIGKDGRVTVAITDGKLAESIQRLLT; encoded by the coding sequence ATGATCCCAAAAGCTGCGCAATTGCTCGGACTCGCGATGCGAGCGAGAAAAGTAATTACCGGTGAGGAACTCGTCCTAGCTAGCGTACGCAGTGGTCAGGCCAGGCTGGTATTGCTAGCAGCTGATGCATCTGATAATACTGCCAAAAAAGTAAGAGATAAATGTTCCTATTACGGTGTTGCATGTGTAACCACTGGGGACCGTCACGAACTTGGGCACGCAATCGGAAAAGATGGGCGCGTTACCGTGGCGATAACCGATGGGAAATTGGCCGAAAGCATTCAACGTCTGCTCACCTAA
- the rnpM gene encoding RNase P modulator RnpM, translating to MKQKKIPLRKCIVCQGMFPKKELIRVVRTPEEEIVIDLTGKAAGRGTYVCRQDSCLKPDTFDSGKWKKVLERALNMSITQEKYDAFREKWLEMMGQ from the coding sequence ATGAAGCAAAAAAAAATACCTTTGCGTAAATGCATCGTTTGCCAGGGAATGTTTCCGAAAAAGGAATTAATCCGCGTGGTTCGGACGCCCGAGGAAGAGATCGTGATCGATCTGACCGGAAAGGCGGCGGGCCGTGGAACTTATGTTTGTCGGCAGGATAGCTGTCTGAAGCCGGATACGTTCGATTCGGGAAAATGGAAAAAAGTGCTGGAACGCGCACTGAATATGTCCATCACCCAAGAGAAATACGATGCGTTTCGTGAAAAATGGCTGGAGATGATGGGACAATGA
- the nusA gene encoding transcription termination factor NusA produces MNGDFIEALEAIEREKGITKDVLIEAIEAALISGYKRNFNSAQNVRVDVNRHSGTVRVYARKNVVEEVLDPRLEISLEAAQEIDPNFRLDDIVEIEVTPRDFGRIAAQTAKQVVTQRIREAERGLIYSEFIEREDDIVTGVVQRMDARNYYIDLGKAEAVMPITEKMPSEEFKSQDRVKAYIIKVEKTTKGPQIVVSRTHPGLLKRLFELEVPEIYDGVVEIKSVAREAGDRSKIAVHSINADVDPVGACVGPKGMRVQTIVTELKGEKIDIVRWSEDPAEYVANALSPAKVLHVEVNAAEKVTRVIVPDYQLSLAIGKRGQNARLAAKLTGWKIDIKSESQADQEGIAYPKAAEGDEGADIE; encoded by the coding sequence ATGAACGGCGATTTTATCGAGGCTCTAGAAGCCATTGAGAGAGAGAAAGGCATCACCAAAGACGTACTGATTGAAGCCATCGAAGCGGCTCTTATCTCTGGATACAAACGTAACTTCAACTCGGCCCAAAATGTGCGGGTGGATGTAAATCGTCATTCGGGTACCGTGCGTGTATACGCGCGTAAGAACGTAGTAGAGGAAGTACTGGATCCGCGCCTGGAGATTTCTTTGGAGGCGGCACAGGAAATTGATCCAAATTTCCGTTTGGACGATATTGTTGAAATTGAAGTAACCCCTCGTGATTTTGGGCGGATTGCTGCGCAAACGGCGAAGCAGGTCGTGACCCAGCGCATTCGTGAGGCGGAGCGCGGATTGATCTACAGCGAGTTCATCGAGCGTGAAGACGATATCGTCACAGGTGTCGTACAACGCATGGATGCACGCAACTATTACATCGATCTGGGCAAAGCCGAAGCGGTTATGCCCATCACGGAAAAAATGCCTTCCGAAGAGTTTAAGTCCCAAGACCGCGTAAAGGCATATATCATCAAGGTAGAAAAAACAACAAAAGGTCCGCAAATTGTGGTATCCCGTACCCACCCAGGTCTTTTGAAGAGACTCTTTGAATTGGAAGTTCCAGAGATTTACGATGGCGTGGTGGAGATCAAATCCGTCGCTCGTGAAGCCGGAGATCGTTCCAAAATCGCTGTTCATTCGATTAATGCAGACGTAGACCCTGTCGGTGCATGTGTTGGTCCAAAAGGCATGCGCGTACAGACGATCGTCACCGAACTGAAAGGTGAAAAGATCGATATCGTTCGCTGGTCAGAAGATCCAGCTGAATATGTGGCCAATGCACTGAGCCCAGCAAAAGTTCTCCACGTAGAAGTGAATGCGGCAGAAAAAGTGACGCGTGTAATCGTTCCTGACTACCAATTGTCTCTGGCGATTGGCAAGCGCGGTCAAAACGCTCGACTGGCTGCCAAACTCACTGGATGGAAGATCGATATCAAGAGTGAGTCCCAGGCAGATCAAGAAGGCATCGCTTATCCAAAAGCAGCAGAGGGCGATGAAGGGGCTGACATCGAATAA